The proteins below come from a single Deinococcus aestuarii genomic window:
- a CDS encoding cytochrome ubiquinol oxidase subunit I → MNELFGFSTLDLSRFQFATTSIFHYFFVPFTVGFALIIAVLQTLAYRSHDPKLENLTRFFGHLFFINFAVGVVTGIVQEFQFGMNWQGFSNFVGNIFGVPLALEVLMAFFLESTFLGLWWFGKDRLPAWASLASIWIVALGTTVSAFWIILANAWMQHPVGYAIKNGRAVMTDAWAIVTNPKALEWFAHLWSGGLTVAAFFVLAVSAYHLRRKHNVPAFRVSFKVALLTALIGSLGVIAAGHVQGQSAVRDQPMKYAAFSALWDTPTGAQMPESLVALPSNGARANRFEVTVPYVGSFLAFNNLSGKAKGLNDLQKEYAAKYGPGNYLPWVWPVYWAFRVMVGLGGLMLLVSAYYTWRWRQGRLDDPGRLYPLLLVMPLAPHLANFSGWVATEMGRQPWIVQGLLRTADAVSGLTPQTVLVSLTAFWVVYLTLIGLDVFLLTRTARAGMHEPEVETPSVPAPNYLPEGAAP, encoded by the coding sequence ATGAACGAGCTTTTCGGCTTCTCCACGCTGGACCTCTCGCGCTTCCAGTTCGCGACGACCAGCATCTTCCACTACTTCTTCGTGCCCTTCACGGTGGGCTTCGCGCTGATCATCGCCGTCCTCCAGACGCTGGCCTACCGCAGCCACGATCCCAAGCTGGAGAACCTCACCCGCTTCTTCGGGCACCTGTTCTTCATCAACTTCGCGGTGGGCGTCGTCACCGGGATCGTGCAGGAGTTCCAGTTCGGCATGAACTGGCAGGGCTTTTCCAACTTCGTGGGCAACATCTTCGGCGTGCCGCTGGCGCTGGAGGTGCTGATGGCCTTTTTCCTGGAGAGCACCTTCCTGGGCCTGTGGTGGTTCGGCAAGGACCGGCTGCCCGCCTGGGCGTCCCTCGCCAGCATCTGGATCGTCGCGCTGGGCACCACCGTCAGCGCCTTCTGGATCATCCTCGCCAACGCCTGGATGCAGCACCCGGTCGGGTACGCCATCAAGAACGGCCGCGCAGTCATGACCGACGCCTGGGCCATCGTGACCAACCCCAAGGCGCTGGAATGGTTCGCCCACCTCTGGTCGGGTGGCCTCACGGTCGCCGCGTTCTTCGTGCTGGCTGTCAGCGCCTACCACCTGCGCCGGAAGCACAACGTGCCCGCCTTCCGGGTGAGTTTCAAAGTCGCGCTGCTCACCGCACTGATCGGCTCGCTGGGCGTGATCGCCGCCGGGCACGTCCAGGGCCAGAGCGCGGTGCGCGACCAGCCCATGAAGTACGCGGCCTTCAGCGCCCTGTGGGACACGCCGACCGGCGCCCAGATGCCCGAGAGCCTCGTGGCGCTGCCCAGCAACGGCGCGCGCGCCAACCGCTTCGAGGTCACGGTCCCGTACGTCGGCTCGTTCCTGGCCTTCAACAACCTCTCCGGCAAGGCGAAGGGGCTCAACGACCTGCAAAAGGAGTACGCGGCGAAGTACGGGCCGGGCAACTACCTGCCGTGGGTGTGGCCGGTGTACTGGGCCTTCCGCGTGATGGTGGGCCTGGGTGGCCTGATGCTGCTCGTCAGCGCCTACTACACCTGGCGCTGGCGGCAGGGCCGGCTCGACGACCCGGGCCGCCTCTACCCGCTGCTGCTGGTGATGCCGCTCGCACCCCATCTGGCGAACTTCAGCGGCTGGGTCGCCACCGAGATGGGCCGCCAGCCCTGGATCGTGCAGGGCCTGCTGCGGACGGCCGACGCGGTGAGCGGTCTGACCCCGCAGACGGTGCTCGTCTCGCTCACGGCCTTCTGGGTCGTGTACCTGACCCTGATCGGCCTGGACGTCTTCCTGCTCACCCGGACGGCCCGCGCCGGGATGCACGAGCCCGAGGTGGAGACGCCCTCGGTGCCCGCCCCGAACTACCTGCCCGAAGGAGCCGCGCCGTGA
- a CDS encoding ABC transporter ATP-binding protein, protein MALLSASGLRRTVEGRTLWQDLSLDVDAGESVAVVGPSGSGKSLLLRALAGLDVLEGGEITLEGRAQAGWPMPRYRSHVIYLPQRPALDGGTVLDHLRRPFTLAVHRHRTFHPGEAEALLGAFGRDGAFLRLDAATLSGGEGQLVALTRALLLGPTVLLLDEATASLDPDTARLAERALLGWLRGAARRALVWVSHDPAQRARVTSREVLLQPRSVTP, encoded by the coding sequence ATGGCCCTGCTGTCGGCGTCGGGCCTGCGGCGCACGGTGGAGGGCCGCACGCTCTGGCAGGACCTGAGTCTGGACGTGGACGCGGGGGAAAGCGTGGCCGTCGTGGGGCCGTCGGGCTCGGGAAAGAGTCTGCTGCTGCGCGCCCTCGCCGGGCTGGACGTGCTGGAGGGCGGCGAGATCACGCTGGAGGGCCGGGCGCAGGCGGGGTGGCCGATGCCCCGGTACCGCTCACACGTCATCTACCTGCCCCAGCGGCCCGCCCTGGACGGCGGCACCGTCCTCGACCACCTGCGGCGGCCCTTCACCCTGGCCGTGCACCGCCACCGCACGTTCCATCCCGGTGAGGCGGAGGCGTTGCTCGGGGCCTTCGGGCGGGACGGGGCCTTCCTGCGGCTGGACGCGGCCACCCTCTCGGGGGGCGAGGGGCAGCTCGTGGCCCTCACCCGCGCGCTCCTGCTCGGTCCCACCGTGCTGCTGCTCGACGAGGCGACCGCCTCCCTCGACCCGGACACCGCCCGCCTCGCGGAGCGCGCGCTGCTGGGCTGGCTGCGCGGGGCCGCGCGGCGCGCGCTGGTCTGGGTCAGCCACGATCCCGCCCAACGGGCCCGGGTCACCTCGCGCGAAGTTCTCCTCCAGCCCCGGTCGGTGACGCCCTGA
- a CDS encoding DJ-1/PfpI family protein has translation MWAARPGPGAPPTPPPRWRSWRRRPRRRAILAAEGVNAAQVAAVKGALTDAGAMADIVGPHLGALAEGVVANKTLANTDPVLYDAVLVPGGAASIQTLIGLGDAHNFVAQAYKHAKPIGALGEGTELLTASEIGRLLRAIAGPAAGAAQAPAGRPDAVQNLSEVGGMRLASGAGAQRLAEYGIVVGQNGGTPAALTAFVTALGHHRYWGRPNVGQVPA, from the coding sequence GTGTGGGCGGCACGGCCAGGCCCGGGGGCACCGCCGACTCCGCCGCCGAGATGGCGGTCCTGGCGGCGGCGACCACGCCGACGAGCGATTCTGGCCGCCGAGGGCGTGAACGCCGCGCAGGTGGCGGCGGTGAAGGGGGCCCTGACGGACGCGGGCGCGATGGCCGACATCGTCGGGCCGCACCTGGGGGCGCTCGCGGAGGGCGTGGTGGCGAACAAGACCCTCGCCAACACCGACCCGGTGCTGTACGACGCCGTGCTGGTGCCGGGCGGCGCGGCCAGCATCCAGACCTTGATCGGCCTGGGAGACGCCCACAACTTCGTGGCGCAGGCGTACAAGCACGCCAAGCCCATCGGGGCGCTCGGGGAGGGGACCGAGCTGCTCACCGCGTCCGAGATCGGGCGGCTGCTGCGCGCCATCGCGGGTCCGGCGGCGGGGGCGGCTCAGGCGCCAGCGGGCCGACCGGACGCCGTGCAGAACCTGTCCGAGGTGGGCGGGATGCGCCTCGCCAGCGGGGCGGGCGCGCAGAGGCTCGCCGAATACGGCATCGTCGTCGGCCAGAACGGCGGCACCCCGGCGGCCCTGACGGCCTTCGTCACCGCGCTGGGGCACCACCGCTACTGGGGCCGCCCGAACGTTGGGCAGGTTCCGGCGTAA
- the arsB gene encoding arsenical efflux pump membrane protein ArsB — translation MSALLVFLVTVALVVWQPRGLKPAWTALGGAALGLLLGAVRPADIPAVWHATWNATLTLVGLIVMSLLLDEAGFFRWAALHLARWGRGRGVVLFVLLIVFTALVAALFANDGAVLILTPVALELAGVLALSRAATLAFAFAVGFVVDATSLPLPVSNLVNIVVADAFHLSFARYAGVMVPVNAAALLVCLAVLLLVYRRALPGRYDLTALPSPGSALRSRGLFLAGWTVLPLLLAGYFLAGPLGVPLGAITTLGAAALWLAAGRSRQVSSRAVLGHAPWDVVVFALSMYLVVYGLRGARFTVGYGDLVAGAAGHGTLAGVLAAGSSVAALSALMNSLPAVLFALLGVQGAALTPHLREGLAFALIVGADIGPKLTPTGSLATLLWLFLLGRRGVRVSWGEYFRAGIVLTPPVLLAALLALAAFLR, via the coding sequence GTGAGCGCCCTGCTGGTGTTCCTCGTAACGGTCGCCCTGGTGGTGTGGCAGCCCCGCGGCCTGAAACCCGCCTGGACCGCGCTGGGCGGGGCCGCCCTCGGCCTGCTGCTGGGCGCGGTCCGGCCCGCCGACATCCCGGCGGTCTGGCACGCGACCTGGAACGCCACGCTCACCCTGGTCGGGTTGATCGTGATGAGCCTGCTGCTCGACGAGGCGGGCTTCTTCCGCTGGGCGGCGCTGCACCTCGCGCGCTGGGGACGCGGGCGCGGCGTGGTCCTCTTCGTGCTGCTGATCGTGTTCACCGCCTTGGTCGCGGCCCTGTTCGCCAACGACGGCGCCGTCCTGATCCTCACGCCCGTCGCCCTCGAACTCGCCGGGGTCCTCGCGCTGTCCCGGGCGGCCACGCTGGCCTTCGCCTTCGCCGTGGGGTTCGTGGTGGACGCCACCAGCCTGCCCCTGCCGGTCTCGAACCTGGTGAACATCGTCGTGGCCGACGCCTTCCACCTGAGCTTCGCGCGGTACGCGGGGGTGATGGTGCCGGTGAACGCGGCGGCGCTGCTCGTGTGCCTCGCGGTCCTGCTGCTCGTGTACCGCCGCGCCCTGCCGGGCCGCTACGACCTGACGGCCCTGCCTTCCCCGGGGAGCGCCCTGCGCTCACGCGGCCTGTTTCTCGCCGGGTGGACCGTGCTGCCGCTGCTGCTCGCCGGGTACTTCCTGGCGGGCCCGCTCGGCGTGCCGCTCGGCGCCATCACGACCCTGGGGGCCGCCGCGCTGTGGCTCGCCGCGGGCCGCTCGCGCCAGGTGTCGAGCCGCGCGGTGCTGGGGCACGCCCCCTGGGACGTGGTGGTGTTCGCGCTCTCGATGTACCTGGTGGTGTACGGGCTGCGCGGCGCCAGGTTCACCGTCGGGTACGGGGACCTGGTGGCGGGCGCGGCGGGGCACGGCACCCTGGCGGGCGTGCTGGCTGCGGGGAGTAGCGTGGCGGCGCTGAGCGCCCTGATGAACAGCCTCCCGGCGGTGTTGTTCGCGCTGCTCGGGGTGCAGGGGGCCGCCCTGACCCCACACCTGCGGGAGGGCCTGGCCTTCGCGCTGATCGTGGGCGCGGACATCGGGCCCAAGCTCACGCCCACCGGGAGCCTCGCCACGTTGCTGTGGCTGTTTCTGCTGGGGCGGCGCGGGGTGAGGGTGAGTTGGGGGGAGTATTTCAGGGCCGGGATCGTGCTGACCCCACCCGTCCTGCTCGCGGCGCTGCTGGCGCTCGCGGCCTTCCTGCGCTGA
- a CDS encoding ferritin-like domain-containing protein has product MNEQTGTTEPTTSNERTRRGFLRGLAGTLALTGFGQAFGQDRSSTGTLDHAAVLDLAATAEALAVTLYHQALTTATFRMDGDTAEHLRAVLDAEAHRLEVLRSLGAAPLASRFYLPRELLPDAGVFADTALHLEAVFTGAYLAATHQFAQQGQPELAATAAQLGASEAQHLTLLSQLAGLGPGDLTLPAASFRRVPPWPPSCGVDRGPSGRSRCRRPSNCAWSWGSAPPHPGGHSRGRTPPPHVGGDDGAANPHRPLSTRRTPSGRVQGVECGWPTPQGPEVPLSLFSAGRPRAPAAPRAGRVGSARSRP; this is encoded by the coding sequence ATGAACGAGCAGACCGGCACCACCGAACCCACCACCAGCAATGAGCGCACCAGGCGCGGCTTTCTGCGCGGCCTGGCGGGCACCCTCGCCCTCACCGGGTTCGGTCAGGCGTTCGGCCAGGACCGGTCCAGCACCGGAACCCTCGACCACGCCGCCGTCCTCGACCTCGCGGCGACCGCCGAGGCGCTGGCCGTCACCCTCTACCACCAGGCCCTGACCACGGCCACCTTCCGCATGGACGGGGACACCGCCGAACATCTGCGGGCCGTGCTGGACGCCGAGGCGCACCGCCTGGAGGTGCTGCGGTCCCTGGGCGCCGCGCCGCTCGCGTCCCGCTTCTACCTGCCCCGGGAGCTGCTGCCGGATGCTGGCGTCTTCGCGGACACCGCCCTGCACCTGGAGGCGGTCTTCACCGGCGCGTACCTGGCGGCCACCCACCAGTTTGCGCAGCAGGGCCAGCCCGAACTGGCGGCGACAGCCGCGCAACTCGGGGCGAGCGAGGCCCAGCACCTCACGCTGCTGTCACAGCTCGCGGGGCTGGGACCGGGCGACCTCACGTTGCCCGCCGCGAGCTTTCGCCGGGTCCCGCCCTGGCCCCCTTCCTGCGGGGTGGACCGGGGGCCCTCGGGCCGGTCGCGCTGCCGCAGGCCGAGCAACTGCGCCTGGTCCTGGGGCAGCGCGCCGCCACACCCGGGCGGCCATTCGCGCGGACGTACACCCCCTCCCCACGTGGGCGGGGATGACGGGGCCGCCAACCCTCACCGCCCCTTGTCCACACGGCGAACACCCTCGGGGAGGGTTCAGGGGGTCGAATGCGGGTGGCCCACCCCACAGGGCCCGGAGGTCCCGTTGAGCCTGTTCAGCGCAGGAAGGCCGCGAGCGCCAGCAGCGCCGCGAGCAGGACGGGTGGGGTCAGCACGATCCCGGCCCTGA
- a CDS encoding ABC transporter permease, producing the protein MPISAGQLALAAALLLVNVVLSVRLRLGLERDVLVAGARMVAQLLAVGLILGWVFALRSPLPVVGIGLVMTVLAGQAAVGRSRERYARVYLDAFLAVFGSSFLLTGLALSGLLRVHPWFEPQDAIPILGMVLGNTLTGVALSLDRFTGDLRARRPQIEELLALGATRWEAAHAEVAAAVRTGMIPVLSSMAVMGIVSLPGMITGQILAGAPPGTAGRYQIVIMFILAASSALGSLAVVLLAYRSLFDARDRLRVERLHARGRR; encoded by the coding sequence GTGCCGATCAGCGCCGGTCAACTCGCCCTGGCGGCCGCGCTGCTGCTGGTGAACGTCGTGCTGTCGGTGCGGCTGCGCCTCGGGCTGGAGCGGGACGTGCTGGTGGCGGGGGCGCGGATGGTCGCGCAGCTTCTCGCGGTGGGGCTGATCCTGGGGTGGGTCTTCGCCCTGCGCTCCCCGCTGCCCGTCGTGGGGATCGGGCTGGTCATGACCGTCTTGGCCGGGCAGGCGGCGGTGGGCCGGAGCCGCGAGCGCTACGCGCGGGTGTACCTGGACGCCTTCCTCGCGGTGTTCGGCAGCTCGTTTCTGCTGACGGGGCTGGCCCTTTCCGGCCTCCTGCGGGTCCACCCGTGGTTCGAGCCGCAGGACGCGATCCCCATCCTGGGGATGGTGCTGGGCAACACCCTGACCGGGGTGGCCCTGTCGCTGGACCGCTTCACCGGGGACCTGCGCGCCCGCCGCCCGCAGATCGAGGAGCTGCTGGCGCTGGGCGCGACCCGCTGGGAGGCCGCCCACGCGGAGGTCGCCGCCGCCGTGCGGACCGGCATGATCCCGGTGCTGAGCAGCATGGCCGTCATGGGCATCGTGAGCCTGCCCGGCATGATAACCGGGCAGATCCTGGCGGGCGCCCCGCCGGGCACGGCGGGGCGCTACCAGATCGTGATCATGTTCATCCTCGCGGCGAGTTCGGCGCTGGGGAGCCTGGCCGTGGTGCTGCTCGCGTACCGCTCGCTCTTCGACGCGCGGGACCGGTTGAGGGTCGAGCGGCTGCACGCCCGGGGGCGGCGGTGA
- the cydB gene encoding cytochrome d ubiquinol oxidase subunit II, with protein sequence MTADLPTVWFALTALTFTIYFFLDGFDFGVGILQPFLARNEAQRRALIGTVGPFWAANEVWVILAASVIFAAFPLWYGALLTALYPLFALILLALIGRGVAFEYRSEVDHVRWRLFWDATSFVTNLLPAFLWGVIMSNMVRGLPLGVGGRFEGHVLGAFDLFTVLGGLATLSLFVLHGATYLLLRLHRGSTLYLRARRAALLWGAAATVLVLAFVYVGFVRSGVFNSLGLSQWLFPAAAALNLGLVWLALTLRRDGLAFAATGLTIVFSTATIFLSLYPNVLPSTLGEAYTLTVRNSASEPYTLRLLSWVSLIFLPLIIGYQGWNYYVFRQRVQERDQAIPGGGSGD encoded by the coding sequence GTGACCGCCGACCTGCCCACCGTCTGGTTCGCGCTGACCGCCCTGACCTTCACGATCTATTTCTTCCTGGACGGCTTCGACTTCGGGGTCGGCATCCTGCAACCCTTCCTCGCGCGCAATGAGGCGCAGCGCCGCGCATTGATCGGCACGGTCGGTCCCTTCTGGGCGGCGAACGAGGTGTGGGTGATCCTGGCCGCCAGCGTGATCTTCGCGGCGTTCCCGCTGTGGTACGGGGCGCTGCTGACGGCCCTGTACCCGCTGTTCGCCCTGATCCTGCTGGCGCTGATCGGGCGGGGCGTGGCCTTCGAGTACCGCTCGGAGGTCGATCACGTCCGCTGGAGGCTCTTCTGGGACGCCACGTCCTTTGTCACCAACCTGCTGCCCGCCTTCCTGTGGGGCGTGATCATGTCCAACATGGTTCGCGGCTTGCCGCTGGGGGTCGGCGGCCGCTTCGAGGGCCACGTGCTGGGCGCCTTCGACCTCTTCACGGTGCTGGGCGGGCTGGCCACCCTGAGCCTGTTCGTGCTGCACGGCGCGACGTACCTGCTGCTGCGGCTGCACCGGGGCAGCACGCTGTACCTGCGGGCCCGGCGCGCGGCCCTGCTGTGGGGCGCGGCCGCGACTGTGCTGGTCCTCGCCTTCGTGTACGTGGGCTTCGTGCGCTCCGGGGTGTTCAACTCGCTGGGGCTGTCCCAGTGGCTCTTCCCGGCGGCGGCGGCCCTGAACCTCGGCCTGGTGTGGCTGGCCCTGACCCTCAGGCGCGACGGGCTCGCCTTCGCGGCCACCGGGCTGACCATCGTCTTCTCGACGGCGACCATCTTCCTGAGCCTGTACCCGAACGTGCTGCCGAGCACCCTGGGGGAGGCGTACACCCTGACGGTCCGCAACAGCGCGAGTGAGCCCTACACGCTGCGGCTGCTCTCCTGGGTGAGCCTGATCTTTCTCCCCCTGATCATCGGCTACCAGGGCTGGAACTACTACGTGTTCCGGCAGCGCGTGCAGGAGCGCGATCAGGCCATCCCCGGCGGCGGTTCGGGGGACTGA